CTCGACCATGGTAGGCACATCTGAAGATTTCAGGGACAGCTTAATTGCGGGAGCGCCCATATCCTCGAGAAGGACAAGACTCCTCATAGCGCTCTCGGCCAAGGCATCGGCAGTCGGCCCCCCGTACTTTACCAAGAGATCTTTTTCGAGAGATCCGGCGTTGATGCCAAGGCGAATCACGCAACCCCGTGGTTTCGCAAACCTGACGATCTCTTTTATTTTTCCCGGGCCGATATTTCCCGGGTTGATCCTGATACCATCCACACCCATTCTGATGGCCTCTATGGCAAGGTGATGATTAAAATGTATATCAGCGATAAGGGGTATCGTGATCTGTTTTTTGATCTCTGTCAGGACAACCGCCGCCTCCTTATCGGGAACTGCAATCCTAACGACCTCACAACCCGCCTCTTCAAGCTGCCTGATCTGCGCGACAGTGGCCTTTACATCCCTCGTATCGGTGCAGGTCATGGATTGAACGACGACAGGCGCGTCACCGCCTATCTGGACGCCGCCTAAGAAAACAGGTCTCGTTTTCTTCCTTTTGTTAAACCTTCCTGATGAGTTGTTCATGGTGGGTAAAAATATAACAACAGGGAATTACATTCAATGGCAAATTTTATGGACGTAGCTGGCCTGGAGGGGTGAATAAGCCGGTGAGAAGTTAAGGGGCATAATACCTTTGCCGCGGTTTACCACCTGCGGATCAGTCAAGCTTCGCCACGGCATCTCTTATTCGTTGCAGCCCTTCTTCGATATTTTTCATCGTCGTGGCATAGGAGAGACGTATATAGTGGTCACAACCGAACTCGCCGCCCGGCACGACAGCAACATTGGCCTCCTCTAAGAGATACTCGGTAAGATCAGATGAACTGGAGATGGTTTTTCCCCGCCATGAACGTCCGAATAATGAAGAGACGTTGGGAAAAACGTAGAAAGCCCCGGCAGGGTTCATACAGGCGATGCTTGGTATTGCATTGAGTTTTTCCACGATACAGTTTCTTCTCTTCCCAAATTCCCCCACCATTTCCGTGACAACATCCTGATTTCCCATCAGGGCCTCCACAGCCGCTTTCTGCGAGATCGAAGAGGGATTAGATGTGCTCTGACTTTGAATCATGGTAACGGCGGATATAATCTCAGAAGGGCCGGCGGCATAACCGATCCTCCAGCCTGTCATGGCGTAAGCCTTGGACACACCGTTGACGACAACCGTCATCTTTTTCATCTCTTCACTGATAGAGGCAATATTACAGAAGGAAATTGCGTCATAGATGATCTTTTCGTAAACGTCGTCGGAAATGACAAAAATCCCTTTGGGGACTATCACCTCCGCGAGAGCTTCCAGTTCTGTCCGGGTATAGGCAGCGCCGGTCGGATTTGAGGGACTGTTCAAAATGACCGCTTTTGTATGTTTACCGATTGCACCCTCGAGTTGTTCCGGCTGGAGCTTGAAGCCATTGGTTTCTTTTGCTTCCACAATGACCGGTTGCGCACCGGCAAGAACGATGATATCGGGATAGGAAACCCAGTAAGGCGACGGAATGATAACCTCATCACCCTCTTCAAAGAGAACCTGGGCAAGATTATAGAGAGTATGTTTGGCCCCGCAGGAAACGACAATCTCGCCTCGGGAGTAGTTTAGCCGATTGTCTTTCTGCAATTTACGGATAATCGCATCTTTTAATTCATCTGTACCGCCGACTGGGGTGTACTTGGTAAATCCCCCCTCGATGGCCCTGATGGCAGCCATTTTAATGTGAAGGGGGGTATCGAAATCAGGTTCCCCTGCACCAAAGCCGATAACATCTCTTCCCTCTGCCCGTAGCGCATTGGCTTTCATTGTAATCGCCAGGGTAGGAGAAGGTTTGATCATCGTTATTCTTGATGAGAGCTTCATAATTTTTCCTTTTCATCGCTGTGCTGAAAATCCGTATTTTTGCTGGAGTTTCTGGTAAACGATGTCCGGCACCATTCCTTTTACCGACCCTCCCAAACTGGCCGCCTCTTTTACGATACTGGAACTTGTGAAAAACCACCTGAAACCGGTCATGAGAAACACTGTTTCTACCTCTCTATTCAACCTCCGGTTGATGAGGGTCATCTGAAACTCATATTCGAAGTCCGACACGGCCCTCAACCCCTTCAGGATAACATCTGCACCTGAATTTTTGACGTAGTCCACGAGGAGCCCCGGAGCGGAGTCAACCGTTATCCGCTTACGATCTTTCTCATGTTCCCTGATAACCTCTCTGATCATCTCCATCCTTTCCTCAACGGAAAAGAGATATCTTTTCTCCGGGTTATAGGCAACGAGGACGATGATTTCATCAAATAATTTCAAACCTCTCGTAATAATGTCCACATGTCCGTTTGTAATGGGATCAAAAGAACCGGGGTACACCGCTGTTTTCATATCTGTCCCTTCTTCAAGTTTAAGTAACTACTCAGGTATTTAGGCTGAAGACTGAAGTGTCCTAATAGTCTTCCGCCTTTAGTCTATCCACCTGAGTAGTTACAAGTTTAATTTCAAAAAAGACAGAATTGTATCACCATATCTTCTCTGATCCATCAAGATAAACCGGTCTGCCGGCCGTTGTTCTAATTCTTCTCTTATTGAGTGTTGGATGATGACAAAACTATCT
The window above is part of the Syntrophales bacterium genome. Proteins encoded here:
- the ispG gene encoding flavodoxin-dependent (E)-4-hydroxy-3-methylbut-2-enyl-diphosphate synthase, which encodes MNNSSGRFNKRKKTRPVFLGGVQIGGDAPVVVQSMTCTDTRDVKATVAQIRQLEEAGCEVVRIAVPDKEAAVVLTEIKKQITIPLIADIHFNHHLAIEAIRMGVDGIRINPGNIGPGKIKEIVRFAKPRGCVIRLGINAGSLEKDLLVKYGGPTADALAESAMRSLVLLEDMGAPAIKLSLKSSDVPTMVEAYRTVSRQTDYPLHLGVTEAGSLLNAAIKSSIGIGILLYEGIGDTIRVSITGNPVPEIDVAYGILRAMDIRKVGPDIISCPTCGRCEIDLLRLTEEVEERLVGMKAYLKIALMGCVVNGPGEAAEADIGIAGGRGWGMLFKKGQAIRKIKERDFVRVLLEEIGTLKKVGSV
- a CDS encoding pyridoxal phosphate-dependent aminotransferase, producing the protein MKLSSRITMIKPSPTLAITMKANALRAEGRDVIGFGAGEPDFDTPLHIKMAAIRAIEGGFTKYTPVGGTDELKDAIIRKLQKDNRLNYSRGEIVVSCGAKHTLYNLAQVLFEEGDEVIIPSPYWVSYPDIIVLAGAQPVIVEAKETNGFKLQPEQLEGAIGKHTKAVILNSPSNPTGAAYTRTELEALAEVIVPKGIFVISDDVYEKIIYDAISFCNIASISEEMKKMTVVVNGVSKAYAMTGWRIGYAAGPSEIISAVTMIQSQSTSNPSSISQKAAVEALMGNQDVVTEMVGEFGKRRNCIVEKLNAIPSIACMNPAGAFYVFPNVSSLFGRSWRGKTISSSSDLTEYLLEEANVAVVPGGEFGCDHYIRLSYATTMKNIEEGLQRIRDAVAKLD
- the coaD gene encoding pantetheine-phosphate adenylyltransferase; this translates as MKTAVYPGSFDPITNGHVDIITRGLKLFDEIIVLVAYNPEKRYLFSVEERMEMIREVIREHEKDRKRITVDSAPGLLVDYVKNSGADVILKGLRAVSDFEYEFQMTLINRRLNREVETVFLMTGFRWFFTSSSIVKEAASLGGSVKGMVPDIVYQKLQQKYGFSAQR